The window AACCGGTAAATGCGCAAAAGTTGAAAATTATTATTTGCGGCAAAAAAGAAAAAGTGGATCTTTTTGTAGATATGCTTCATAGAGAATCAGCTCAAGAAGATATTCAAGATATTGAAATTGAACCATTTTTAAAAGATAAAGATTATCGTGGCGTCTTTAGGGTTATAGAATAAGAG of the Candidatus Dependentiae bacterium genome contains:
- a CDS encoding acylphosphatase yields the protein MNKCLRIILQIKPKERLIHSIVQQHARDLDLEGLVQPVNAQKLKIIICGKKEKVDLFVDMLHRESAQEDIQDIEIEPFLKDKDYRGVFRVIE